A single region of the Anaerococcus urinomassiliensis genome encodes:
- a CDS encoding sortase family protein: MFLPEKTYKIEIFMVSKIDAYDKIVFNPESTKTMDGRKKLIDYARKNMLQERYIDIGNDKIIALSTCEKATTNGRTVVLGVLRPMNGDE, translated from the coding sequence TTGTTTTTACCAGAAAAAACTTACAAAATAGAAATTTTTATGGTTAGCAAAATCGATGCATACGATAAGATAGTTTTCAACCCTGAAAGCACTAAGACTATGGATGGGAGAAAAAAACTGATTGATTATGCACGAAAAAATATGCTCCAAGAGAGATATATAGATATAGGTAATGACAAAATAATAGCCTTATCCACCTGCGAGAAGGCTACGACCAACGGTAGGACAGTTGTACTTGGAGTCTTAAGACCTATGAATGGAGATGAATGA
- a CDS encoding class C sortase, whose product MNKKIKLTKTNTFGYILILVGLLFVTLPLIRRSYKDYSARRAEKEFRQIQENRKAEEVAEETENANEYNEIVKNSDISVSDPFTAEDYQTSYEKFQNTNIPFAYLVIPKLDKRLPLYLDATLDHISRGVAQVDGTSIPVGGPGTRSVIAGHRGWWGDTMFLYLDQLNYGDYVYVERAEQTMRYVVNDKEVIDPYDWDKLAPRGDADIISLMTCSPFLPPRPNRLLVNCVRDETSKTIAEEFKLPGTDDYPVSQKDEEENKISSTDQTVATTRIATLILSIIGVVLFILTLVRFIKRINATIKYKK is encoded by the coding sequence TTGAACAAGAAAATAAAGCTTACAAAAACTAATACATTTGGATATATCCTTATACTTGTGGGACTTTTGTTTGTAACTCTCCCTCTAATTAGAAGATCTTACAAAGACTACTCTGCCCGAAGAGCTGAAAAAGAATTTAGGCAAATACAAGAAAACAGAAAAGCAGAAGAAGTGGCAGAAGAAACAGAAAATGCTAATGAGTATAACGAAATAGTCAAAAATTCTGATATAAGTGTAAGTGACCCTTTTACAGCTGAAGATTACCAGACAAGTTATGAGAAGTTTCAAAACACAAATATTCCCTTTGCCTATCTAGTCATACCAAAACTAGACAAACGCCTACCCTTATATCTTGATGCGACACTAGACCATATATCAAGGGGTGTTGCCCAAGTAGATGGGACTTCTATCCCAGTAGGAGGACCTGGAACAAGGTCAGTCATAGCTGGCCACAGGGGCTGGTGGGGCGATACCATGTTCTTATACCTTGACCAGCTAAATTATGGTGACTACGTCTATGTAGAGCGTGCCGAACAAACCATGCGCTATGTGGTAAATGACAAGGAAGTCATAGACCCTTACGATTGGGACAAGTTGGCTCCAAGAGGAGATGCTGATATTATCAGTCTTATGACTTGTTCACCATTCTTGCCACCAAGACCAAATAGACTTTTGGTAAACTGTGTTCGTGATGAGACAAGTAAGACAATAGCCGAGGAATTCAAACTCCCAGGCACAGATGACTATCCAGTAAGTCAAAAGGATGAAGAAGAAAACAAAATCTCATCAACAGACCAAACAGTAGCAACAACAAGGATAGCAACTCTAATACTTTCTATAATTGGTGTAGTCTTATTTATACTAACCTTAGTTAGATTTATTAAAAGAATAAATGCAACAATAAAATACAAAAAGTAA
- a CDS encoding class C sortase: MNKKGAFKKNLPFILIFVLGLLIFAYPFISQKYYEIESTNEVVEFKKQIDDVDKADIEKRIDLARAYNSTLDPSRLADPFTEKEKEGRAEYARMLEVNEMLGHVEIPRIGQDLPVYAGTSDDVLEKGLGHLEGTSLPIGGTSTHTVITGHRGLPNAKLFRNLDQLVEGDIFYIHNIETTLAYQIDHIEVVDPSNFEPVMVQEGKDLATLLTCTPYMINSHRLLVRGHRIPYQEAIDDGVANTHRLKPDFLQLFLGMLPVIVFLLIIMIREARIRKRLAMEVESIEQENKAYKN; this comes from the coding sequence ATGAATAAGAAGGGCGCATTTAAGAAAAACTTGCCTTTCATACTCATCTTTGTCCTAGGACTGTTGATTTTTGCCTATCCGTTTATTAGCCAGAAATATTATGAAATAGAGTCTACTAACGAAGTTGTAGAGTTTAAGAAGCAAATTGATGATGTTGACAAGGCTGACATAGAAAAACGTATAGACCTAGCCCGTGCCTACAACTCTACCCTAGATCCATCTAGGCTTGCCGATCCTTTTACAGAAAAGGAAAAAGAGGGTCGAGCAGAATATGCTAGGATGCTTGAGGTAAACGAGATGCTAGGCCACGTGGAAATACCGAGGATTGGACAAGATTTGCCTGTCTATGCTGGTACAAGTGACGATGTTCTGGAAAAGGGTCTTGGCCACTTGGAAGGTACATCTCTTCCTATAGGCGGAACTTCCACCCATACGGTTATCACAGGTCACAGGGGGCTACCAAATGCCAAGCTTTTTAGAAACTTGGACCAATTGGTAGAGGGGGATATTTTCTATATCCACAACATAGAAACAACCCTGGCATATCAGATTGACCATATTGAGGTTGTAGACCCTTCAAATTTTGAACCGGTTATGGTCCAAGAGGGCAAAGATTTAGCCACACTTTTGACATGCACACCATATATGATCAACTCTCACAGGCTATTGGTAAGAGGCCATAGAATCCCATATCAAGAAGCCATAGACGATGGTGTGGCCAATACACATAGACTAAAACCAGATTTCTTACAATTATTCTTGGGAATGCTACCAGTAATAGTATTTTTGCTAATAATTATGATTAGAGAAGCTAGAATAAGAAAAAGATTGGCAATGGAGGTAGAAAGTATTGAACAAGAAAATAAAGCTTACAAAAACTAA